In one Bactrocera tryoni isolate S06 chromosome 5, CSIRO_BtryS06_freeze2, whole genome shotgun sequence genomic region, the following are encoded:
- the LOC120776629 gene encoding glycogen-binding subunit 76A, translating to MNGPGDIPLNENSGTPDTKSCSIISVIPTLGMSSCRGRAEAFARSLSSKLRTLGTQNDDGELSPEEVSIINENNTTNTWKTTNDSEQAVTDLQPLRHESDSFFDFDCELESPGSPVDECEYLRLIETASNTPHNSAAESGCVCASTSSSRGSTEVQYFDHIHNEQTLNDVPEFSPTLHNGYGANDQVHDHHDNVSAENSKTEDDVDNAAVANKKLSEEPLVEAQNHDETLTPVDLANIQDEIINELQEHSARIGNIIESMQIQTNNENNNTASVTLHTNLSNGDTETDAHRNLDNIEQLHTETTETSNTDKTAQNEVQIGLDTNESTRTSTQETTETKQLHNKTKDEKSTFDGHEEDEDDCRPQRVRRCSSLKTGKTPPGTPGRKKIVRFADVLGLDLADIKTFLDEIPTIPKSAFEDLEVLESEPPIQLGPKSDKLLMPLFQQPGGLPNFLDLVREKQVSLENAAVTDHINQTITGTVRVRNLDFNKSVHIRYTLDNWRSYADLQANYAENSCDGFSDKFTFYLFGNSLQIGQRIEFACRFQCKGQQFWDNNYGTNYCFQCLPASSPASATTHPIHVHTTTSHTAGLFSPTVGDAWCSSFY from the exons ATGAACGGTCCCGGCGATATTCCTTTGAATGAGAACAGTGGCACCCCTGACACAAAATCCTGCAGTATAATATCTGTAATTCCCACATTAGGCATGTCATCATGTCGTGGTAGAGCCGAGGCTTTTGCGCGTAGTTTATCATCGAAGTTACGTACATTGGGCACACAG aatGACGATGGCGAATTATCGCCTGAGGAAGTGTCGATAATTAATGAAAACAACACAACCAATACATGGAAAACCACAAATGACTCCGAACAGGCGGTGACGGACTTGCAACCGCTGCGCCATGAGTCCGATTCGTTCTTTGATTTTGACTGTGAGCTGGAAAGTCCAGGTAGCCCTGTGGATGAGTGTGAATATTTGCGACTAATAGAGACAGCATCGAACACACCACACAATTCGGCGGCTGAATCGGGATGTGTTTGTGCGTCGACCTCGAGTAGTCGCGGCTCCACAGAAGTGCAGTACTTTGATCATATACACAATGAGCAAACGTTAAACGATGTACCCGAATTTTCGCCTACACTACACAATGGCTATGGCGCGAATGACCAAGTCCATGACCACCATGACAACGTGTCTGCAGAAAACAGCAAAACTGAGGACGATGTCGACAATGCAGCGGTTGCAAATAAGAAACTATCCGAAGAACCTTTGGTGGAGGCGCAGAACCATGACGAAACTTTAACACCTGTGGATTTGGCAAATATACAAGATGAGATAATCAATGAACTGCAAGAACATAGCGCACGCATTGGAAATATTATTGAATCCATGCAAATTCAAACAAATAACGAAAACAACAATACTGCTTCCGTAACTTTGCACACTAATCTCTCTAATGGCGACACTGAAACTGATGCACACAGAAATCTTGACAATATCGAACAATTGCACACTGAAACGACTGAAACTAGCAATACGGATAAAACCGCCCAAAACGAAGTACAAATAGGGTTAGACACAAATGAGTCGACCCGTACAAGCACTCAGGAAACCACTGAAACTAAACAACTGCACAACAAAACCAAAGATGAGAAATCCACATTCGATGGACACGAAGAGGATGAAGACGATTGTCGGCCGCAACGCGTGCGCCGCTGCTCATCACTGAAAACCGGTAAAACACCACCGGGTACACCAGGTCGCAAGAAAATTGTGCGTTTCGCAGATGTACTAGGTCTCGATTTGGCCGATATCAAAACATTTCTCGACGAAATACCAACAATACCGAAATCTGCATTTGAAGATTTGGAAGTGTTGGAATCGGAACCGCCCATACAGCTCGGACCGAAATCCGATAAGCTGCTCATGCCGCTCTTTCAACAGCCCGGTGGACTGCCGAACTTTTTAGATCTTGTGCGCGAAAAACAAGTTTCGTTGGAGAACGCCGCGGTAACGGATCACATCAATCAGACGATTACCGGCACGGTGCGTGTACGCAATTTGGACTTCAACAAGTCAGTGCACATACGTTATACGCTGGATAATTGGCGCAGCTATGCCGATCTGCAGGCAAACTACGCTGAAAACTCTTGTGACGGCTTTTCAGATAAATTTACCTTCTATCTCTTTGGTAATTCTTTGCAAATTGGTCAGCGCATTGAGTTTGCTTGTCGTTTCCAATGTAAAGGCCAACAGTTTTGGGATAATAACTATGGAACTAATTACTGCTTCCAATGCTTGCCAGCGTCAAGTCCTGCTAGTGCCACCACGCATCCAATACACGTGCACACGACTACAAGTCACACAGCTGGGTTGTTCAGCCCCACGGTCGGTGATGCATGGTGTAGCTCCTTCTACTAG
- the LOC120776874 gene encoding heparan sulfate 2-O-sulfotransferase pipe-like, translating into MLIHNLNAHDLNNTVKAELDILVFNRVPKTGSIQLIELMRTLGKAHNFEVQVDPQNGGIRTLLDESEEQELVDNIASLEDGTVFVSHVNYLNFSKFGASRPIYVNMVRDPVERVISWYYYIRSPWIFVPNRRKSNREMPNPKWVNTEFDQCVLSGEKACTYIEGSAMEQVGDHRRQTLFFCGHNQRKCTPFNTKLPLEIAMQTVEREYAVVGTWEDTNVTLSVLENYIPSYFRGAKNIYYMGLNKDIRNYNPMKPHISEDIKNMLRKNFTREIEFYQFCRQRLHKQYIALKLNDLKQVDKDLQEPRDLAPREPKIH; encoded by the exons ATGCTG ATTCACAATTTGAATGCACACGATTTAAATAATACCGTTAAGGCCGAATTAGATATTCTTGTATTCAATCGTGTGCCCAAAACTGGTAGCATACAATTAATAGAGCTAATGCGCACGCTGGGAAAAGCACACAACTTTGAGGTGCAGGTCGATCCGCAGAATGGCGGCATACGTACCCTGCTCGACGAGTCAGAAGAGCAAGAATTAGTTGATAATATTGCAAGCTTAGAGGATGGCACTGTCTTTGTTAGCCATGtgaattatttaaacttttccAAATTTGGCGCATCACGTCCAATTTATGTGAATATGGTGCGCGATCCGGTGGAGCGGGTCATTAGTTGGTACTACTATATAAGATCGCCATGGATATTTGTACCGAACCGCCGCAAGAGTAACAGAGAAATGCCAAACCCGAAATGGGTGAATACAGAGTTCGATCAGTGCGTGTTGAGTGGAGAGAAAGCGTGCACGTACATTGAGGGTTCGGCTATGGAGCAAGTAGGAGATCATCGTCGGCAAACATTATTCTTCTGCGGTCACAATCAGCGCAAATGCAC TCCCTTTAATACTAAATTACCACTGGAAATTGCTATGCAAACGGTGGAGAGGGAATACGCTGTGGTGGGCACGTGGGAGGATACGAATGTGACACTGAGCGTTTTGGAAAATTACATACCGTCTTATTTCCGCGGTGCTAAAAATATCTATTACA TGGGTCTGAATAAGGACATCCGGAATTATAATCCGATGAAACCACACATTAGTGAagatatcaaaaatatgttaCGTAAAAACTTTACTCGCGAAATTGAATTCTATCAGTTTTGTCGCCAACGTCTCCATAAGCAATATATAGCCCTCAAATTAAATGATCTTAAGCAGGTTGATAAAGATTTGCAGGAACCACGTGATTTAGCGCCACGTGAACCTAAAATACATTAA
- the LOC120776632 gene encoding heparan sulfate 2-O-sulfotransferase pipe-like, which produces MHFCGNIEICKQFNSQTATQIAKRNIESEFAVVGSWEDTNITLTVLEHYVPRFFRGATEVFYSDPKRFHKNATPHKNELDPDIEEHLKVQFSFEIELYNFCKQRLYKQYIAIKKDEVMRHFN; this is translated from the exons ATGCATTTTTGCGGCAATATAGAGATATGCAA GCAATTTAATTCTCAGACTGCCACACAAATAGCCAAACGTAATATTGAAAGCGAATTTGCGGTAGTCGGCTCATGGGAGGACACAAATATAACATTAACAGTTTTGGAACACTACGTACCGAGATTTTTCCGTGGCGCGACTGAAGTATTTTACA GTGACCCAAAACGTTTTCATAAAAATGCCACACCACACAAGAACGAATTGGATCCGGATATTGAAGAACATTTGAAAGTACAATTTTCATTCGAAATcgaattgtataatttttgcaaGCAACGTCTCTATAAGCAATACATTGCCATTAAAAAGGATGAAGTGATGAGACATTTCAATTAG
- the LOC120776871 gene encoding uncharacterized protein LOC120776871 codes for MRVKSTLKKLSAERLNNTRKAEIDVIFFNRCAKVGSESLLELFNKLEDFNNLVIEREGLRRPTKRQLKKKEQIELAETISGFADGSVYIEHVNWIDFEEYDLPKPIYINLVRDPVERVISWYFYARGAYKNAIEYRKDPNKPIRSTQWYKKDFNECVRSGDPECQYVPFTTKDFTGNYKRQTLFFCGHHEDCLPFNSPAAVQMAKEHVERDYAVVGSWEDTNITLTVFEKYIPRFFQGAKILFEIHNNEITTRNKNKRKPKIDADVKEMIRKNFTNEYDFYYFCKQRLYKQYLALRSLTTSSLNNTRKADIDILFFNRCAKVGSESMIQLLGNLETINGFNLDRFGPGKGARRNLHPREQERVADYVFRLGAGSAYVEHIAWINFYDFGLPKPIYINLVRDPVERVISWYFYARNAYKNAWVFRKNPNANLKSAVWFKKDFNECVRSGDPECQYVPYTFVDSTGNFKRQSLFFCGQNLDCLPFDSPYAIQIAKDRVERDYAVVGSWEETNVTLTVLENYIPLFFSGAKRVYYLNKESLENRNRNNRKPYVAEDVKQMIRRNFTNEYDFYHFCKQRLFKQYLALNHKEFPIN; via the exons atgcGAGTGAAGAGTACG ttaaaaaaactaagTGCTGAACGTTTGAATAACACGCGTAAAGCCGAGATTGATGTTATCTTCTTCAATCGCTGTGCTAAAGTCGGTAGCGAATCATTGCTTGAACTTTTTAACAAACTTGAAGACTTCAACAACCTGGTTATTGAGCGTGAAGGTCTGCGTAGACCTACCAAACGTCAGTTGAAGAAAAAAGAACAGATTGAATTGGCCGAAACCATATCTGGGTTCGCTGATGGTTCGGTATATATAGAACATGTGAATTGGATTGATTTCGAAGAATACGATTTGCCAAAACCGATCTACATAAATTTAGTGCGTGATCCAGTGGAGCGTGTAATCAGTTGGTATTTTTATGCACGCGGTGCTTATAAGAATGCCATTGAATATCGCAAGGATCCCAATAAACCAATAAGATCAACGCAATGGTACAAAAAGGATTTCAATGAATGCGTGCGTAGCGGTGATCCAGAGTGTCAATATGTGCCATTCACAACCAAGGATTTTACTGGAAATTACAAAAGGCAAACGCTCTTTTTCTGTGGCCATCATGAGGATTGCTT GCCTTTCAATTCACCGGCAGCTGTACAGATGGCAAAAGAGCATGTCGAACGAGATTATGCGGTGGTTGGTTCTTGGGAGGACACCAATATAACGCTTACTGTTTTTGAGAAGTACATACCACGTTTCTTCCAGGGAGCGAAAATTCTGTTTGAGA TacataataatgaaataacaaCCCGAAATAAGAACAAACGAAAACCTAAAATAGACGCGGATGTCAAAGAAATGATACGTAAGAACTTCACCAACGAgtatgatttttattatttctgcaAGCAACGTCTTTACAAACAATATTTGGCT CTGCGTTCCTTAACCACCTCATCTCTGAACAACACAAGAAAAGCGGATATAgacatattgttttttaatcGCTGCGCAAAAGTGGGAAGCGAGTCGATGATACAATTATTAGGCAATTTGGAAACAATTAATGGCTTCAACCTTGACCGTTTTGGTCCAGGCAAAGGAGCCAGACGTAACCTCCATCCGAGGGAACAAGAGAGAGTTGCCGACTACGTCTTTCGCTTGGGTGCTGGGTCAGCTTATGTTGAGCATATAGCGTGgataaatttttatgattttggcTTGCCGAAGCCGATCTATATAAATTTAGTGCGCGATCCAGTCGAACGGGTGATCAGTTGGTATTTCTATGCACGCAACGCGTACAAAAATGCCTGGGTATTTCGCAAAAACCCAAATGCAAATCTTAAGTCGGCTGTATGGTTTAAAAAGGATTTCAACGAATGTGTGCGCAGTGGAGATCCTGAATGTCAATACGTGCCATACACTTTTGTGGACAGTACAGGGAATTTCAAAAGGCAATCGCTGTTCTTTTGTGGTCAGAATTTAGATTGCTT GCCTTTCGATTCTCCATATGCTATACAGATAGCCAAGGATCGTGTGGAACGTGACTACGCCGTTGTCGGTTCGTGGGAGGAGACAAACGTCACTTTAACGGTTTTGGAGAATTATATTCCACTTTTCTTCAGCGGAGCAAAACGCGTTTATTACT taaatAAGGAGAGTCTCGAAAATCGCAATCGTAATAATCGGAAACCATATGTGGCAGAAGATGTGAAGCAGATGATACGTAGGAATTTTACAAATGAATACGATTTTTATCACTTTTGTAAGCAGCGGCTCTTCAAGCAATATCTAGCTCTTAATCACAAGGAGTTTcctattaattaa